Below is a window of Candidatus Nitrosotenuis uzonensis DNA.
CTGCGCGTCATGGAAGGGTCCAGTTTTGTTCCTATTGCAACTAGGCCGCCCGGCTTTACCGAGTCGACTATTCCTGCCGCAGTTCCAAGCGAAACAATCTCAGTTATGATTGGCTCGTAGCTGTTCTTTTTAGGATTTACAATTCCTGGTTTGATTTCAACTTCCTCGCCGACTGAGAACAGTCCCTGTGTGAGGCTTCCCCCTATGACACCACCCTTGATTTCCTTGATTCTGGTGCCAGGCTTGTTAACGTCAAACGATCTTAGGACATGCATTACCGGCTCTTTTGACTCTATTCTTTTTGGCGTCGGTATTGTATCCTCTATTGCTCCAATGAGGGCATCTATGTTCAGGCGGGACTGCGCTGAAATTGGAATGATTGGAGATTTTGCGGCCTTGGTTCCCTTGACAAACTTGACAATATCAGAATAGTTTGCAGTTGCCTCCTTGTATGATATTAAATCCACCTTGTTTTGGACTATTACTATCTGCTGTATACCAAGTATCTGTAATGCCAGAAGGTGCTCCTTTGTTTGCGGCTGCGGTACTTTTTGGTTTGCCGCAACAAGAAGCATTGCTCCGTCCATCAATGCCGCACCGGAAAGCATGTTTGCCATCAGGCTTTCGTGACCAGGGCTGTCAACGAAGCTTACTACTCGCGATAGTTCGCTTTCTGCGCCGCAGTTGGGGCATTTTGGCGTTGTCGAATATCCAAGAGGAGGCTCGCAGTTCTTGCACTTGTAGAATGCGGCATCAGAATAACCCACTCGAATAGTGATTCCCCGTTTTAGCTCCTGGCTGTGAATGCTGGTCCATGTACCTGTAAGAGCCTGAATAAGTGTGGTCTTGCCGTGGTCTACATGACCTGCAGTGCCGATGTTCACGCATGGTTGGTATCCGTATTTTTTTACATACCAGTCAGGAAGTGTGTCGCGCCAGTGCATTAGTAATCTGCAAAAATGCTGTTATGTTAATCTATGCCTTTTTTTCTTCTTCTTTTGGAGCTTGCTCTATTTTGAGCTCGCCATCATATGCACAGTTTATCTGGTAGATTTCTTCTGAGATGGTGTTTCCGCGTATAAGTCGCCTTCTTCGCTCTCCCTTCTCGACATTCTTGAGCCCCACTCCCTTTGAGAGCAAAACGGGCTTTCTTGCAGAGCCATAGATATCGTCCCTCATCGGGATGCCAGATTTGTCACTGCCGCCAGTGATCTTGAGCTTTCCTGCAAGGCCCACTATGGCAGCATCAATCTCGTTGCC
It encodes the following:
- a CDS encoding translation initiation factor IF-2 subunit gamma; this encodes MHWRDTLPDWYVKKYGYQPCVNIGTAGHVDHGKTTLIQALTGTWTSIHSQELKRGITIRVGYSDAAFYKCKNCEPPLGYSTTPKCPNCGAESELSRVVSFVDSPGHESLMANMLSGAALMDGAMLLVAANQKVPQPQTKEHLLALQILGIQQIVIVQNKVDLISYKEATANYSDIVKFVKGTKAAKSPIIPISAQSRLNIDALIGAIEDTIPTPKRIESKEPVMHVLRSFDVNKPGTRIKEIKGGVIGGSLTQGLFSVGEEVEIKPGIVNPKKNSYEPIITEIVSLGTAAGIVDSVKPGGLVAIGTKLDPSMTRSDSLVGSVIGKPGTLPDNSSEARLEVNLFDSAVGTVNDIKVTPIQAGESLRLNIGTAPVLAKVSKVKAEKIEVQFKRPVCLFDNSNVAISRKIEDRWRLIGAGTVG
- a CDS encoding 30S ribosomal protein S6e; the encoded protein is MANFKLTVSDKKGKSQSKELKDKEANVLVGLHIGNEIDAAIVGLAGKLKITGGSDKSGIPMRDDIYGSARKPVLLSKGVGLKNVEKGERRRRLIRGNTISEEIYQINCAYDGELKIEQAPKEEEKKA